From the genome of Sphingobacterium kitahiroshimense, one region includes:
- a CDS encoding RagB/SusD family nutrient uptake outer membrane protein, which yields MKTTFNKIIITVLAAGLLSGCNKFLDETPKGVLSSDQVKEPERLLTATYAALGNDHYDVPFSLWPYGTVRSDDAYKGGSGPQDIQVFHFLETANNITPTFDEVNRLWFQLYVSISRANTTIRTIQEMGDFANKDEKMAEARFLRGHFYFMLKILFKYVPYIDEQVPIDSYETIDNRALTNDALWQKIADDFQYAADHLPVVQTEVGRASRIAAAAYLAKTYLYKAYRQDNQERHAVTSINQTDLEKVVQSTDIVLSSNRTLETDFGFNFLPGQYENGTEALFSIQFSKDDGTKFGRVNLSDVLSVPMGLGCCDFNKPSQSLVNAFRTTGKGLPLDNYNTLNTFNVAEKYDPRLFHTVAIPNLPYKYSAKHVYEESWTRNPSEYAMYASLKENVDPDCDCFVPMVPFYANTKNRIVIRFADVLLMRAEALIELHRSQEALPLINQVRIRAKNSVTLTGYATDKMLIETYKNGENIIWNEENARKALRWERRLELAMENGRFFDLVRWGIAGESMNAYYDVEKSRRSYYASSHFTDDKYEYLPIPEAQIRLSKYLYKQNAGY from the coding sequence ATGAAAACAACATTTAATAAAATAATAATAACGGTATTGGCCGCAGGACTTTTGTCCGGATGTAATAAGTTCTTGGACGAAACACCAAAAGGCGTATTGAGTTCCGATCAGGTGAAGGAGCCTGAAAGATTACTTACAGCCACTTATGCAGCATTGGGAAACGATCACTATGATGTTCCATTTAGTTTATGGCCATATGGAACGGTACGATCTGACGATGCCTATAAAGGAGGTTCAGGGCCTCAAGATATACAGGTCTTTCATTTTCTGGAAACGGCAAACAATATTACACCGACTTTTGATGAAGTAAACCGTCTCTGGTTTCAACTATATGTATCGATTTCCCGTGCTAATACCACGATCCGGACGATTCAGGAAATGGGTGATTTTGCGAATAAAGACGAAAAAATGGCAGAAGCAAGATTTCTCCGTGGACACTTTTATTTTATGCTCAAGATCCTTTTCAAATATGTACCGTATATTGATGAGCAAGTGCCGATAGATAGTTATGAAACGATTGATAACCGAGCGTTAACCAATGATGCATTATGGCAGAAGATCGCAGATGATTTTCAATATGCAGCAGATCATTTGCCAGTTGTTCAGACAGAGGTTGGTCGTGCCAGCCGTATTGCGGCTGCCGCGTACTTAGCAAAAACATATTTGTATAAAGCTTACCGTCAGGACAATCAAGAGCGACATGCGGTCACCAGTATAAATCAGACAGATCTTGAAAAAGTAGTACAGAGTACAGATATTGTCTTATCCTCAAATCGTACATTAGAAACAGATTTCGGATTTAATTTCCTGCCGGGTCAATATGAAAACGGTACCGAAGCACTTTTTTCGATTCAATTTTCCAAAGATGACGGAACGAAATTTGGTCGAGTGAACTTATCTGATGTCCTTTCTGTGCCGATGGGATTGGGGTGCTGTGATTTCAATAAACCTAGTCAAAGTTTGGTGAATGCCTTCCGTACCACGGGAAAAGGACTGCCGTTGGATAACTATAATACGCTTAATACATTTAATGTTGCGGAGAAATACGATCCTCGGCTTTTTCATACTGTTGCAATTCCAAATTTACCATATAAATACAGTGCGAAACATGTGTATGAAGAAAGCTGGACCCGTAATCCGTCGGAATACGCTATGTATGCCTCTTTGAAAGAAAATGTTGATCCAGACTGTGATTGTTTTGTTCCGATGGTACCCTTTTATGCGAATACAAAAAATCGTATCGTCATTCGTTTTGCCGATGTATTGTTAATGCGTGCCGAAGCACTTATTGAACTTCACCGTTCCCAAGAAGCACTACCATTAATCAATCAGGTACGCATACGTGCAAAAAACAGTGTGACACTGACGGGCTATGCAACAGATAAGATGCTCATTGAAACGTATAAAAATGGAGAAAATATCATTTGGAACGAAGAAAATGCACGGAAGGCCTTACGTTGGGAGCGCCGATTAGAATTGGCCATGGAGAACGGACGATTTTTTGATCTCGTGCGCTGGGGGATCGCAGGTGAGTCTATGAACGCCTATTACGATGTCGAAAAATCACGTAGATCATATTATGCTTCTTCCCATTTTACTGACGATAAGTATGAGTATCTGCCTATTCCGGAAGCACAGATCAGATTAAGTAAATACTTGTATAAGCAGAATGCAGGATATTAA
- a CDS encoding SusC/RagA family TonB-linked outer membrane protein, producing MFTREKIMLFLSLILFSVASYAQQATIKGRVTDSGTAAPLEGASLIARGTGQATKTDEKGEFTIQVSSSNPTLEISNVGYTTQTIAIGEKKFVEIRLVSTEQGLDEVVVTGYQTERKRDLTGAVSVVNVTEMMKAPENNPIKALQGRVAGMTVTSDGNPSGAATVRMRGISSINSSQDPLYIIDGMPSQGGMHELNSNDIQSIQVLKDASSASIYGSRAANGVIVITTKKGKIGAPKLTFDAFLTNTYFNNRMKVLNSLEYGQALWQANMNSGGNPNANNIGYQFDWNNNANGDPQLNHVYVSKYIDREHTMYAADTDWFNEVSKPGLLQSYNATLSSATEKSSSFFSLGYLHNNGTIKHTSFQRISARMNTDYKLFDGKLVIGENFTVNNTGEVQVPGDVLDLSLKALPIIPVHTVDGAGWGGPSLGMNDRHNPMRLQYDNRNNKYNFWRLFGNVYADLQIIKDLHVRTSYGIDYSNFYKRNMEFSYRSGFMNSDRSGVNMEQKHGMKWTLSNTATYRKVIEKHAIDLLAGMEMNRQNDISFNAYTAGNGAFAIETPEYMWPGVSTGTAAVGGGSTGFSLLSYFGKANYAYDDRYLASFTVRHDGSSRFGKNNRFATFPAVTAGWRISGERFMEGTKGYISDLKLRVGWGQTGNQGIGDLATYALFVPEYGIGDPTWNIIDGTAYDLSGTGSGILPSGYRKIQTENNDLKWETTTQTNIGLDFSFFNQSLYGSIDWYVKATKDMLINPAYIGVVGEGGYRWANGASMENKGVDISAGYRNKTAFGLDYDITGVFSAYKNKITHLPEAVENSYGGRQGDNIIGRPLGSFYGYVTDGIFQNQDQVDAHVNQAGKGIGRLRYVNVYDGDSQITDLDRTWIGSPHPDFSYSLNIALKYKRFDLSAYFQGVQGIDVENWLKKQTDFWSVDDVNSNKGTRLLNAWTPQNANSTIPALQTVNNNDEGRLSNYFIENGSYMKLRNLSLGYTLPTDAASRLRMSRLRIYVTGQNLFTVKSKNFTGVDPENVGWGYPIPTTWTAGLNIGF from the coding sequence ATGTTTACGAGAGAGAAAATCATGCTGTTTCTGTCTTTGATTCTTTTTTCTGTAGCCAGTTATGCACAGCAGGCAACCATTAAAGGAAGAGTCACAGATAGTGGAACGGCAGCACCATTAGAAGGTGCATCTTTGATTGCCAGAGGTACGGGGCAGGCAACCAAGACAGATGAAAAAGGAGAATTTACGATCCAGGTATCCAGTAGCAATCCTACACTTGAAATATCAAATGTAGGCTATACTACACAAACTATCGCAATCGGGGAAAAGAAGTTTGTGGAGATCCGTCTAGTCAGCACAGAACAAGGGCTTGATGAAGTCGTGGTGACGGGGTACCAGACAGAGCGGAAACGAGATCTCACAGGTGCAGTCAGTGTGGTCAATGTTACAGAAATGATGAAAGCCCCTGAAAATAATCCCATCAAAGCACTTCAGGGCCGGGTAGCAGGAATGACCGTGACATCTGATGGTAATCCAAGCGGTGCTGCTACAGTGCGTATGCGAGGAATCAGCTCAATCAACAGTAGTCAGGACCCATTATATATTATCGATGGGATGCCATCACAGGGTGGTATGCACGAACTGAATTCCAATGACATTCAAAGTATTCAGGTATTGAAAGATGCTTCATCGGCGAGTATCTATGGTTCTCGTGCTGCCAATGGTGTCATTGTAATTACGACAAAGAAAGGCAAAATTGGAGCCCCAAAGCTTACATTCGACGCATTTCTAACCAACACCTATTTTAATAACCGTATGAAGGTGCTCAATTCCTTGGAATATGGTCAAGCTTTATGGCAGGCAAACATGAACAGTGGCGGAAATCCTAATGCTAATAATATTGGATATCAATTTGATTGGAACAATAATGCCAATGGTGATCCACAGTTAAATCATGTGTACGTTTCTAAATATATTGACCGGGAGCATACCATGTATGCTGCTGATACAGATTGGTTCAATGAAGTTTCCAAACCAGGTTTGCTCCAATCTTATAATGCGACACTTAGTTCAGCGACAGAAAAATCGAGTTCGTTTTTTTCTTTAGGATATCTGCACAATAACGGTACAATTAAACATACAAGTTTCCAACGGATATCAGCACGTATGAATACAGACTACAAACTCTTCGACGGTAAGTTGGTTATCGGAGAAAATTTCACGGTCAACAATACGGGTGAAGTTCAAGTACCGGGGGATGTCCTCGATCTATCTTTAAAAGCCTTGCCGATTATACCGGTACATACCGTAGACGGAGCAGGATGGGGTGGCCCTTCATTAGGTATGAACGACCGTCATAATCCAATGCGTTTACAGTATGATAATCGAAATAATAAATATAATTTTTGGCGTCTATTTGGCAATGTCTATGCCGATCTACAGATCATAAAAGACTTACATGTCCGTACCAGTTATGGTATTGATTATAGTAATTTTTACAAACGGAATATGGAGTTTTCTTATCGTTCGGGCTTCATGAACAGCGATCGGAGCGGTGTGAATATGGAACAGAAGCACGGTATGAAATGGACCTTATCCAATACGGCAACCTATAGGAAAGTTATCGAGAAGCATGCAATTGATTTATTAGCTGGTATGGAAATGAATCGTCAAAATGATATCAGCTTCAATGCATATACTGCAGGTAATGGTGCTTTTGCCATTGAAACACCTGAATACATGTGGCCAGGTGTAAGTACTGGAACAGCAGCAGTAGGTGGCGGTTCAACAGGCTTTTCGCTTCTTTCTTACTTCGGAAAGGCGAATTATGCATACGATGACCGTTACCTTGCTTCCTTTACTGTGCGACATGACGGTTCATCAAGATTCGGAAAAAATAACCGTTTTGCAACATTTCCAGCCGTGACCGCAGGATGGCGGATTTCAGGAGAGCGCTTTATGGAAGGAACAAAAGGTTATATATCAGATTTAAAACTTCGTGTAGGCTGGGGGCAGACCGGAAATCAAGGAATTGGAGATCTAGCTACTTATGCACTGTTTGTGCCAGAGTATGGTATTGGCGATCCAACCTGGAATATTATAGACGGGACCGCATACGATCTTTCGGGAACAGGATCGGGAATATTGCCATCAGGATACCGTAAAATTCAAACCGAAAATAATGATCTGAAGTGGGAAACAACCACACAGACCAACATTGGGTTAGATTTTTCATTCTTTAATCAGAGTCTATATGGATCGATCGACTGGTATGTCAAAGCAACAAAAGACATGTTGATCAATCCTGCCTATATCGGTGTAGTAGGAGAAGGTGGCTACCGTTGGGCGAATGGAGCTTCGATGGAAAATAAAGGTGTGGACATTTCTGCAGGATATCGTAATAAAACTGCTTTTGGTTTAGACTATGATATAACAGGAGTTTTTTCAGCATATAAAAATAAAATTACCCATTTACCAGAAGCAGTTGAAAATTCATATGGTGGCCGTCAGGGTGATAATATCATAGGTCGGCCATTAGGCTCATTCTATGGTTATGTGACTGACGGAATCTTTCAGAATCAAGATCAGGTCGATGCGCATGTCAATCAGGCAGGTAAAGGTATTGGGCGCCTAAGGTATGTGAATGTCTATGATGGCGATAGTCAGATTACAGATCTGGACCGTACTTGGATCGGTAGTCCGCACCCCGATTTTTCATACAGTCTAAATATTGCATTGAAATACAAAAGGTTTGATCTATCGGCTTACTTTCAGGGAGTACAAGGTATTGATGTTGAAAATTGGTTAAAGAAGCAGACCGATTTTTGGAGTGTTGATGATGTAAACTCCAATAAAGGTACCCGCTTACTCAATGCCTGGACGCCACAGAATGCTAATTCTACTATTCCAGCACTGCAGACAGTAAACAATAACGATGAGGGACGTCTATCCAATTATTTTATAGAAAATGGATCGTATATGAAACTTCGTAATTTATCTCTGGGCTATACATTACCAACAGATGCCGCCTCGCGGTTACGCATGAGCCGTTTACGCATATATGTTACCGGTCAGAATCTATTTACTGTAAAATCAAAGAATTTTACGGGTGTTGATCCTGAAAACGTCGGATGGGGATATCCCATACCGACCACATGGACAGCAGGACTTAACATTGGTTTCTAA
- a CDS encoding carbohydrate kinase family protein yields the protein MKNEVLNIKGVCFGEILWDNLPTGRKLGGAPLNVAYHLNKLGVYTDVLTRVGSDANGQEIVSLCRELSIPLTLFQEDHILPTSTVEVHIDDKKDVRYEIVYPVAWDHITLGELELQTVREADFFVFGSLSTRNDVSYQTLKGLVKQAKYKILDVNLRAPFYTKERIFELIGYADLVKMNEEELGFVSAWLGLPPDMSDQSKSEAVMNHFAVPELIVTYGAAGAIYHSTAGHFSHHYPALKVEVKDTIGSGDSFLAAFLSLRCRNDKNIPAEEILEFAATLSGYVTQSSGACPNYDATAINRFVWLNELQ from the coding sequence ATGAAAAACGAGGTATTAAATATTAAAGGGGTTTGTTTTGGAGAAATTCTTTGGGACAATCTGCCTACAGGAAGAAAATTAGGTGGTGCTCCGCTAAATGTTGCCTATCACCTCAATAAATTGGGGGTTTATACCGATGTGCTTACAAGGGTAGGGAGCGATGCAAATGGTCAGGAAATTGTTTCATTGTGCCGTGAGCTTTCGATTCCTTTAACATTATTTCAGGAAGATCATATCTTACCTACATCTACAGTAGAAGTCCATATTGATGACAAGAAGGATGTTCGCTATGAAATCGTCTATCCCGTCGCTTGGGATCACATTACACTTGGCGAACTAGAATTACAAACAGTTCGTGAAGCAGATTTTTTTGTGTTCGGGAGTTTATCCACACGAAATGATGTCAGCTACCAGACATTAAAAGGCTTAGTTAAACAAGCAAAATATAAGATCCTTGATGTCAATCTTCGCGCACCATTTTATACAAAAGAACGGATTTTTGAATTGATCGGCTATGCTGATTTAGTCAAAATGAATGAAGAAGAATTGGGCTTTGTTTCGGCGTGGTTAGGCTTACCTCCAGATATGAGCGATCAGTCGAAATCGGAGGCCGTGATGAATCATTTTGCAGTTCCGGAATTGATCGTGACCTATGGCGCCGCAGGTGCAATCTATCATTCTACAGCAGGACATTTCAGTCATCATTATCCTGCTCTGAAAGTGGAAGTAAAAGATACAATTGGTAGTGGCGATTCATTTTTAGCCGCTTTTTTATCGTTACGTTGCCGCAATGACAAGAATATCCCTGCAGAAGAAATATTGGAGTTTGCAGCTACGCTAAGCGGTTATGTTACGCAGAGCAGCGGTGCATGCCCAAATTATGATGCTACGGCTATAAATCGATTTGTGTGGCTGAATGAGTTGCAATAA
- a CDS encoding sugar porter family MFS transporter yields the protein MNKNSVLIWSFVVALGGFLFGFDTAVISGAEKAVQVFWSLSEFQHGLTMAIALLGTVIGAAMGAYPSDRLGRKNTLFLVAALYFFSAIGTALVLDWNMFILFRFLGGIGVGVSSVTAPIYISEISPAKSRGKLVGLFQFNVVFGILVAYLSNYFIGQTGEESWRWMLGVQAIPSLIFFVLIFFIPESPRWLLLHRGKKDEAIAIMRKVSGDQAENDVEQMLNSRQRGQEKGESQLFSKSNRTPVILAVLFAVFNQVSGINAIIYYAPRVFEMAGLGGQSSLLSTVGIGVVNFVFTLIGINFIDRIGRRKLMFIGSFGLIASLSLVSHAFFAGQIEGIKVTIYLMLFIAFFALSQGAVIWVFISEIFPNDVRAKGQTLGSLTHWVMAAVITFCFPALTELLGGGYTFMIFAVCMFLQLLYVWKMMPETKGKSLEDMDGPMPMH from the coding sequence ATGAACAAAAATTCAGTTTTGATATGGTCATTCGTGGTGGCCTTGGGGGGATTTCTCTTCGGTTTTGACACAGCAGTTATTTCAGGTGCCGAGAAGGCTGTTCAGGTATTCTGGTCTCTAAGTGAATTTCAACATGGTCTTACGATGGCGATCGCGTTATTAGGTACAGTTATAGGAGCAGCAATGGGCGCATATCCATCGGACAGATTAGGACGTAAGAATACTCTGTTTCTGGTTGCCGCACTTTATTTTTTCTCCGCTATTGGTACAGCTCTGGTTCTAGATTGGAACATGTTTATTTTGTTTCGATTTCTAGGCGGGATAGGAGTCGGTGTCTCTTCTGTAACCGCACCAATTTATATTTCTGAAATTTCCCCTGCAAAATCCCGTGGCAAGCTAGTCGGATTATTTCAGTTCAATGTTGTGTTTGGGATCTTAGTCGCATACCTTTCAAATTATTTTATAGGTCAAACAGGGGAAGAGTCTTGGCGTTGGATGCTCGGAGTACAGGCAATCCCATCATTGATTTTCTTTGTGCTGATATTCTTTATTCCGGAAAGTCCCCGTTGGTTGCTTTTGCACCGAGGTAAAAAGGACGAGGCAATAGCGATTATGCGTAAAGTAAGCGGTGATCAAGCTGAAAATGATGTTGAACAGATGTTGAACAGCCGTCAAAGAGGTCAAGAAAAAGGTGAGAGCCAATTATTTTCCAAATCGAACCGTACACCTGTTATTCTAGCGGTACTATTTGCAGTTTTTAATCAAGTATCCGGCATCAATGCCATTATTTATTACGCGCCACGTGTTTTTGAGATGGCAGGTTTAGGCGGTCAGAGTTCGTTACTTTCTACTGTTGGTATTGGTGTGGTTAATTTTGTGTTTACTTTGATTGGTATAAATTTTATCGATAGGATTGGCCGTCGCAAACTGATGTTCATTGGTTCATTTGGGCTAATCGCTTCTCTTTCTCTTGTTTCGCACGCTTTCTTTGCTGGTCAAATTGAGGGAATAAAAGTCACCATTTATTTGATGTTGTTTATCGCATTTTTTGCACTCTCGCAGGGAGCGGTAATCTGGGTTTTTATCTCTGAGATTTTTCCGAATGATGTCCGTGCCAAGGGGCAAACATTGGGAAGCTTAACCCACTGGGTGATGGCCGCAGTAATTACATTTTGTTTTCCTGCATTAACAGAACTGCTTGGTGGAGGTTATACCTTCATGATTTTTGCAGTTTGCATGTTTTTGCAGCTATTGTACGTATGGAAGATGATGCCAGAAACCAAAGGAAAATCTTTGGAAGATATGGATGGACCGATGCCCATGCACTAA
- a CDS encoding substrate-binding domain-containing protein: MISLLFHSCNPKNEGKNYTIAFSQCTGNDSWRETMLEEMKRELSFYPNVKFIYRDAEGSNQVQISQIRELLKNDIDLLIVSPNEAAPVTPIVDSVFQMKIPVIVTDRKTSSGLYNAYVGADNLTIGKLAGQYISNVLNGKGQIGVITGLKGTSASIERKKGLMMGLDSAGKTQVGLELHSDWSRATAYALAKKQIEDLQKQDLIFAFNDQMAFGAIQALRENGNDKKKIIGIDALPGAKNGLEEIANGTLYASMLYPTGGTEAIRTAIAILEKTPYKRENILGTLVINKENANLMMLQSNKIQEQQKDIDKRQEFIVKQNQIYNNQKTTLQVVMTSLVISIILGGISIVMIGNNRKKNKQLKNQNEEILQQQKQIVEMNQQIQNAAEEQSKFFTNVSHEFKTPLTLIMGPLEELEKEKSLSANSREKLAYIERNAKKLQDLVHDLIDIHRIDKSKLKLQVTAVHIDNFIQQIIANFRPLAKKKGISLSYLSKTPLKEIWISEQLMEHAFSNLLSNAFKYTPRGGTISLTVEENTFGDYFLIRVIDNGSGIAASDLDHIFDNFYKGEQHLPGSGIGLAYVKQIVELHHGQVTASSKKGMGSAFTLRLPTGHLHLLEEEKKNSQYEPSILHFERNLPQENLEDFDVDSVSFCSSRAANILIVEDHPDIMRFLKEILEKEYNLIFAKSYSDALKKMKNNYPDLILSDIMLPDETGIELLKTVKNNSQFNQIPVLLLSALDTEESIIEGMRHMADAYLTKPFKVDHLKAVVANLILSRQKLKEQYGTLLKPSENKTEIDSHTPQDKRFLQGLSMVVEGHLSDKTLSVEDIAKELNLSRIQLYRKTKALLNCSVNDYLLQRRMAKAQNLLLEGLHVNEIAEKVGFSSGTYFTAAFRKQFGVTPTVFRKDQLKG, translated from the coding sequence ATGATATCGCTATTGTTTCATTCTTGTAATCCTAAGAATGAGGGCAAAAATTACACAATAGCATTCTCACAATGTACTGGTAATGATTCTTGGCGGGAGACCATGTTGGAGGAAATGAAAAGAGAGTTGTCTTTCTATCCTAATGTTAAATTTATATATCGAGATGCTGAAGGGAGTAACCAAGTACAGATTTCGCAAATTAGGGAACTGCTAAAAAATGATATTGATCTCTTAATTGTTTCTCCGAATGAAGCGGCTCCCGTAACACCAATTGTAGACTCAGTTTTCCAAATGAAAATCCCTGTCATCGTTACAGATCGAAAAACGTCTTCGGGTCTTTACAATGCTTATGTTGGAGCTGATAATCTTACAATTGGTAAATTAGCGGGCCAATATATTTCAAATGTTCTTAATGGAAAGGGACAAATCGGGGTTATTACTGGTTTAAAGGGTACTTCAGCTTCTATAGAAAGAAAAAAAGGCTTGATGATGGGGCTAGATAGTGCCGGTAAAACGCAGGTAGGATTGGAACTTCATTCTGATTGGAGCAGGGCTACAGCCTATGCTTTAGCGAAAAAACAAATTGAAGATTTACAGAAACAAGATCTTATCTTCGCTTTTAATGACCAAATGGCCTTTGGGGCCATCCAGGCTCTCCGTGAAAATGGTAATGACAAAAAGAAAATTATTGGTATCGATGCATTGCCTGGAGCAAAAAATGGTTTGGAAGAAATAGCAAATGGTACGCTTTACGCTTCTATGCTTTACCCAACCGGGGGCACAGAAGCGATCCGGACGGCAATAGCAATTTTAGAAAAAACTCCTTATAAACGGGAAAACATACTGGGCACGCTGGTTATAAATAAAGAGAATGCGAACCTGATGATGCTCCAGTCGAATAAGATTCAAGAACAACAAAAAGATATCGACAAGAGACAGGAGTTTATCGTAAAGCAAAATCAGATTTACAACAACCAAAAAACAACTCTCCAGGTTGTCATGACGAGCCTGGTGATCTCGATTATTCTAGGAGGTATTTCGATTGTTATGATTGGCAACAACCGTAAAAAAAACAAGCAACTTAAAAATCAGAACGAAGAAATTTTACAACAACAGAAACAGATTGTTGAGATGAATCAACAGATTCAAAATGCAGCAGAAGAACAGAGCAAGTTTTTCACCAATGTTTCCCACGAATTCAAGACTCCCCTGACCCTTATCATGGGACCACTTGAAGAATTAGAAAAAGAAAAATCTCTTTCCGCTAACAGTAGAGAAAAACTTGCGTACATCGAACGGAATGCTAAAAAACTTCAAGACCTCGTGCACGACCTCATTGATATCCATAGGATTGATAAATCTAAATTAAAATTACAGGTTACTGCGGTACACATTGATAATTTCATCCAACAGATCATTGCTAATTTTAGACCTTTGGCTAAGAAGAAGGGCATCTCCTTAAGTTATCTCAGCAAGACACCTCTGAAAGAGATCTGGATAAGCGAGCAACTGATGGAACATGCTTTTTCGAACCTGCTATCCAACGCATTTAAATATACCCCAAGAGGAGGAACCATCAGCTTGACCGTAGAAGAAAATACATTTGGAGATTATTTTCTTATCCGTGTAATTGACAATGGATCAGGTATCGCAGCCAGTGACTTAGATCATATATTTGACAATTTCTACAAAGGTGAACAGCATCTTCCTGGATCAGGAATAGGTCTTGCTTATGTAAAACAGATTGTTGAACTTCATCATGGACAAGTAACCGCTAGCAGTAAAAAAGGAATGGGATCTGCTTTCACTTTACGCTTGCCTACGGGTCATCTTCATCTTTTGGAAGAAGAAAAAAAGAACTCCCAATATGAGCCTTCAATATTACATTTTGAAAGAAACTTGCCACAGGAAAATTTGGAAGATTTTGATGTTGATTCGGTCTCCTTCTGTTCCAGCAGAGCAGCTAATATCTTGATTGTTGAAGATCATCCTGATATTATGCGTTTCTTGAAAGAAATTTTAGAAAAAGAATATAATCTCATTTTTGCCAAAAGCTATTCCGACGCTCTTAAAAAAATGAAAAACAATTATCCTGACCTGATCCTCAGCGATATTATGCTTCCTGATGAAACAGGTATCGAATTATTGAAAACCGTTAAAAACAATTCGCAGTTCAACCAAATACCCGTACTTCTACTTAGTGCTCTTGATACGGAGGAAAGTATCATTGAGGGAATGCGCCATATGGCAGATGCCTATCTGACAAAACCATTTAAGGTGGACCACCTTAAAGCAGTAGTCGCCAACTTAATTCTGTCCCGTCAGAAACTCAAAGAGCAGTATGGCACTTTACTCAAGCCTTCGGAAAATAAAACAGAAATTGATTCACATACTCCGCAAGACAAACGTTTTTTACAGGGATTGTCCATGGTTGTCGAAGGACATCTTTCCGATAAAACCCTGAGTGTCGAGGACATTGCCAAGGAACTGAATTTATCACGGATACAACTTTATCGAAAAACAAAAGCATTATTAAATTGCAGTGTCAATGACTATCTGTTACAACGGCGTATGGCTAAAGCACAAAACCTACTGCTCGAAGGCCTACATGTAAATGAAATTGCAGAAAAAGTAGGTTTTTCGTCCGGGACATATTTTACGGCAGCATTTCGTAAACAGTTCGGTGTAACTCCAACCGTTTTTCGAAAGGATCAATTAAAAGGATAA
- a CDS encoding Rpn family recombination-promoting nuclease/putative transposase, with protein MKNHVQPVFIDPTTDEGFKRLFGDKINLINFLNIIFRGRKTITDLTYWDTERIGATEEIGKVIFDLVVQISTGEEIIIEMQTSTQTNLKQRMLYYASKVISDTAPKGNRKAWGYAIPEVYTIVLMDGFHMPGGDHKTYFHDTCLCNRDSGKIFYEGLGFIYLEIINFVKSEAEVEDELDKVFFMLKNMSTLKTLPRIMKSAVFQRFFQLVSYAKLTKEERTMYDISLKRKWDAEAVRMYQQEQVEGLEKQLEEAKKAAIEAKAEGQYQKAIETAVKLKSMGLSVEQIAEATGLTIDEIEKLK; from the coding sequence ATGAAAAATCACGTTCAACCCGTTTTTATTGATCCTACTACCGATGAGGGCTTCAAACGGTTATTCGGAGACAAGATCAACCTAATTAATTTTCTCAATATTATCTTTCGTGGTCGAAAGACCATTACAGATCTTACTTACTGGGATACCGAGCGTATCGGTGCAACCGAAGAGATCGGTAAAGTTATCTTTGATCTTGTAGTGCAGATCAGTACAGGAGAAGAGATTATCATTGAGATGCAGACCAGTACACAGACCAACCTGAAGCAACGTATGCTGTATTATGCCAGCAAGGTCATTTCAGACACAGCACCCAAAGGAAACCGCAAAGCCTGGGGGTATGCCATTCCCGAGGTTTATACTATTGTACTGATGGACGGTTTTCATATGCCGGGAGGTGATCATAAAACCTATTTTCACGATACCTGCCTGTGTAATAGAGATTCAGGGAAAATTTTCTACGAGGGTTTGGGGTTTATCTATTTAGAAATTATTAACTTTGTTAAAAGCGAAGCTGAGGTTGAAGACGAACTGGATAAAGTATTCTTTATGCTCAAAAATATGTCTACGTTAAAGACCTTGCCACGGATCATGAAATCGGCAGTATTTCAACGCTTCTTTCAGTTGGTCAGCTACGCAAAATTGACAAAGGAGGAACGGACTATGTATGATATTAGTTTAAAACGAAAATGGGATGCAGAAGCAGTGCGGATGTATCAACAGGAACAAGTTGAAGGACTAGAAAAACAATTGGAAGAGGCTAAGAAAGCTGCAATAGAGGCTAAAGCTGAAGGCCAGTACCAAAAAGCTATTGAGACGGCTGTAAAGCTAAAATCAATGGGACTATCAGTAGAACAAATTGCTGAGGCGACAGGCCTTACCATCGACGAGATTGAAAAACTGAAATAA